A genomic stretch from Salvelinus alpinus chromosome 38, SLU_Salpinus.1, whole genome shotgun sequence includes:
- the LOC139566413 gene encoding gamma-aminobutyric acid receptor subunit beta-3-like isoform X3, translating to MSFVKETVDKLLKGYDIRLRPDFGGAPVAVGMSIDVASIDMVSEVNMDYTLTMYFQQYWRDKRLAYLGIPLNLTLDNRVADSLWVPDTYFLNDKKSFVHGVTVKNRMIRLHPDGTVLYGLRITTTAACMMDLRRYPLDEQNCTLEIESYGYTTDDIEFYWKGGDNAVTGVTRIELPQFSIVDYKLVSRNVVFSTGAYPRLSLSFKLKRNIGYFILQTYMPSILITILSWVSFWINYDASAARVALGITTVLTMTTINTHLRETLPKIPYVKAIDMYLMGCFVMVFLALLEYAFVNYIFFGRGPQMQKKLAEKAERANNERAAKYDTNRSPQEGGKTSSLKLTKQPNRAKTLRVSQSAESHGNILLTTLEIHNEVAGNEVTTSLADSRNSSVMGFDNTSTGTGVQCRKASRASVPRHSFDRHAQLKRHKLRRRSSQLKIKIPDLTDVNAIDRWSRIIFPSVFSLFNLIYWMYYVN from the exons GACTACACTTTAACCATGTACTTCCAGCAGTACTGGAGGGACAAGAGGCTGGCGTACTTAGGGATCCCACTGAACCTCACCCTGGATAACCGGGTAGCAGATTCACTCTGGGTCCCTGACACCTACTTCCTGAATGACAAGAAGTCCTTCGTCCACGGTGTGACGGTCAAGAACCGCATGATCCGCCTCCACCCGGATGGAACAGTGCTCTACGGCCTGAG GATCACAACGACGGCAGCCTGTATGATGGACCTGAGGAGGTACCCTCTGGACGAGCAGAACTGCACTCTGGAGATCGAGAGCT ATGGATACACGACAGATGACATTGAGTTCTACTGGAAGGGAGGAGACAATGCGGTGACGGGGGTGACACGTATTGAGCTGCCACAGTTCTCCATAGTGGACTACAAGCTGGTGTCCAGAAATGTTGTCTTTTCCACAG GTGCCTATCCACGACTGTCTTTGAGCTTCAAGCTAAAGAGGAACATCGGCTACTTTATCCTGCAGACCTACATGCCCTCCATCCTGATCACCATCTTGTCCTGGGTCTCCTTCTGGATCAATTACGATGCCTCGGCTGCAAGAGTGGCATTAG GGATCACCACTGTGCTCACCATGACCACCATCAACACCCATCTGAGAGAGACGCTCCCCAAGATCCCCTACGTCAAGGCCATCGACATGTACCTGATGGGCTGCTTCGTCATGGTCTTCCTGGCCCTGCTGGAGTACGCCTTCGTCAACTACATCTTCTTCGGCCGAGGACCACAAATGCAGAAGAAGCTGGCAGAGAAAGCCGAGAGGGCCAACAACGAGAGGGCGGCCAAATACGACACCAATCGG TCTCCTCAGGAAGGAGGTAAAACGTCATCTCTTAAGCTGACTAAGCAGCCTAATAGAGCAAAAACGCTCCGTGTCTCACAGTCG GCGGAGTCCCACGGTAATATCCTGCTGACCACCCTGGAGATCCACAACGAGGTGGCAGGAAATGAGGTCACCACCAGCCTGGCGGACAGCAGGAACTCCTCCGTCATGGGATTTGACAACACCAGCACAGGTACCGGCGTCCAGTGCAGGAAGGCGAGCCGGGCCTCGGTTCCTCGCCACAGCTTTGACAGGCACGCCCAGCTCAAGAGGCACAAACTGCGGCGGCGCTCGTCGCAGCTCAAAATCAAAATCCCTGACCTGACGGACGTAAACGCCATCGACAGGTGGTCGCGGATTATCTTCCCCTCCGTCTTCTCCCTCTTTAATTTAATCTACTGGATGTATTATGTCAACTGA
- the LOC139566413 gene encoding gamma-aminobutyric acid receptor subunit beta-3-like isoform X4, translated as MYFQQYWRDKRLAYLGIPLNLTLDNRVADSLWVPDTYFLNDKKSFVHGVTVKNRMIRLHPDGTVLYGLRITTTAACMMDLRRYPLDEQNCTLEIESYGYTTDDIEFYWKGGDNAVTGVTRIELPQFSIVDYKLVSRNVVFSTGAYPRLSLSFKLKRNIGYFILQTYMPSILITILSWVSFWINYDASAARVALGITTVLTMTTINTHLRETLPKIPYVKAIDMYLMGCFVMVFLALLEYAFVNYIFFGRGPQMQKKLAEKAERANNERAAKYDTNRSPQEGGKTSSLKLTKQPNRAKTLRVSQSAESHGNILLTTLEIHNEVAGNEVTTSLADSRNSSVMGFDNTSTGTGVQCRKASRASVPRHSFDRHAQLKRHKLRRRSSQLKIKIPDLTDVNAIDRWSRIIFPSVFSLFNLIYWMYYVN; from the exons ATGTACTTCCAGCAGTACTGGAGGGACAAGAGGCTGGCGTACTTAGGGATCCCACTGAACCTCACCCTGGATAACCGGGTAGCAGATTCACTCTGGGTCCCTGACACCTACTTCCTGAATGACAAGAAGTCCTTCGTCCACGGTGTGACGGTCAAGAACCGCATGATCCGCCTCCACCCGGATGGAACAGTGCTCTACGGCCTGAG GATCACAACGACGGCAGCCTGTATGATGGACCTGAGGAGGTACCCTCTGGACGAGCAGAACTGCACTCTGGAGATCGAGAGCT ATGGATACACGACAGATGACATTGAGTTCTACTGGAAGGGAGGAGACAATGCGGTGACGGGGGTGACACGTATTGAGCTGCCACAGTTCTCCATAGTGGACTACAAGCTGGTGTCCAGAAATGTTGTCTTTTCCACAG GTGCCTATCCACGACTGTCTTTGAGCTTCAAGCTAAAGAGGAACATCGGCTACTTTATCCTGCAGACCTACATGCCCTCCATCCTGATCACCATCTTGTCCTGGGTCTCCTTCTGGATCAATTACGATGCCTCGGCTGCAAGAGTGGCATTAG GGATCACCACTGTGCTCACCATGACCACCATCAACACCCATCTGAGAGAGACGCTCCCCAAGATCCCCTACGTCAAGGCCATCGACATGTACCTGATGGGCTGCTTCGTCATGGTCTTCCTGGCCCTGCTGGAGTACGCCTTCGTCAACTACATCTTCTTCGGCCGAGGACCACAAATGCAGAAGAAGCTGGCAGAGAAAGCCGAGAGGGCCAACAACGAGAGGGCGGCCAAATACGACACCAATCGG TCTCCTCAGGAAGGAGGTAAAACGTCATCTCTTAAGCTGACTAAGCAGCCTAATAGAGCAAAAACGCTCCGTGTCTCACAGTCG GCGGAGTCCCACGGTAATATCCTGCTGACCACCCTGGAGATCCACAACGAGGTGGCAGGAAATGAGGTCACCACCAGCCTGGCGGACAGCAGGAACTCCTCCGTCATGGGATTTGACAACACCAGCACAGGTACCGGCGTCCAGTGCAGGAAGGCGAGCCGGGCCTCGGTTCCTCGCCACAGCTTTGACAGGCACGCCCAGCTCAAGAGGCACAAACTGCGGCGGCGCTCGTCGCAGCTCAAAATCAAAATCCCTGACCTGACGGACGTAAACGCCATCGACAGGTGGTCGCGGATTATCTTCCCCTCCGTCTTCTCCCTCTTTAATTTAATCTACTGGATGTATTATGTCAACTGA